A single window of Caldicellulosiruptor bescii DSM 6725 DNA harbors:
- a CDS encoding thiamine pyrophosphate-dependent enzyme — protein sequence MIKPQETIFESGNEMAALAASQINYHIMGYYPITPSTQIAEELDQMRADGLHDILLIAADGEHGAAGICYGASLGGGRVFNATSANGLMYALEQLPVQSGTRFPMVLNLVTRSISGPLDIKGDHSDLMFTLNTGWIILLAKDPQRVYDMNIMAVKIGEHPDVNLPVIVAYDGFFTSHQKRVVSYFKNKEDVQEFVGKLPPKRVVAIDPENPVTIGPYMNEPDLINNKYQLSKAMDKAYEIIPQVFEEFYKISGRKYELVEGYRMEDAQIAIFALNSTYDTVCEAVDILRQKGIKVGVATTNVLRPWPKREIQELLKNVKLLAVLDRQESYGAKGGNMTIEIKATLQELEKGPKVISRIYGLGGKDFFLEDALTLFEDMNLVLEGKKEIPDFDYIGAYPGDENYVPKRYMKPIKAEWTKNIQLNTRDLTAMPKRIVPGHGACPGCGIFPNLNLLLKGIEGDVVLLFHTGCGMVVTTAYPQTAFRVTYIHNLFQNGAATLSGLVEMYNQRRKRGEIPDRDLTFILVTGDGGNDIGMGPTIGAALRNHKMIIFEYDNGGYMNTGYQLSYTTPYGASTSTSHVGKAQFGKSTFHKDTPQIMAATNIPYVATVAESDPIDFVKKARKAQKIMREEGLVYIKALSACPLNWGDEPSKERRVIQAAVDCCFHPLYEIDHGKTTITYDPEKKGKKIPVIEWLSMMGRTKHLTRPEYKHIVEEFQAEVDRRWERLKARHEHPLL from the coding sequence ATGATAAAACCACAAGAGACAATCTTTGAAAGTGGGAATGAAATGGCGGCTTTGGCTGCATCACAAATAAATTATCATATTATGGGATACTATCCCATAACACCTTCTACCCAGATTGCTGAAGAACTTGACCAGATGCGAGCAGATGGACTTCATGATATTTTACTGATTGCGGCAGATGGTGAACATGGTGCAGCAGGCATATGTTACGGTGCTTCTTTGGGCGGTGGCAGAGTTTTTAATGCAACAAGTGCAAATGGACTTATGTATGCTTTAGAGCAGCTTCCCGTTCAATCTGGAACAAGATTTCCAATGGTATTAAATCTTGTTACACGTTCAATTTCTGGACCTCTTGACATAAAAGGTGACCATAGCGATTTGATGTTCACACTAAATACCGGCTGGATAATACTTCTTGCCAAAGACCCGCAAAGAGTCTATGACATGAATATAATGGCAGTAAAGATAGGTGAACATCCTGATGTAAATCTTCCTGTAATTGTTGCATATGATGGATTTTTTACAAGCCATCAAAAGAGAGTTGTGAGCTATTTTAAGAATAAAGAAGATGTTCAGGAGTTTGTTGGTAAGCTCCCGCCAAAGCGAGTAGTTGCAATAGATCCTGAGAACCCTGTTACAATTGGACCTTATATGAACGAACCCGACCTTATAAACAACAAATATCAACTCAGCAAGGCAATGGATAAAGCGTATGAGATAATTCCACAAGTATTCGAGGAATTTTATAAGATTAGCGGTAGAAAATATGAGCTGGTTGAAGGATATAGAATGGAAGATGCACAGATAGCTATATTTGCCTTGAATTCCACTTATGATACTGTATGTGAAGCTGTTGACATTTTAAGACAGAAAGGTATAAAAGTTGGCGTTGCAACAACAAACGTATTGCGACCATGGCCAAAAAGAGAAATCCAGGAGCTTTTGAAAAATGTAAAGCTTCTTGCAGTGTTAGATAGGCAAGAAAGCTACGGTGCAAAAGGTGGCAATATGACAATTGAAATCAAAGCAACACTTCAAGAACTTGAAAAAGGTCCAAAAGTAATCAGCAGAATCTATGGGCTTGGTGGCAAGGACTTTTTCCTGGAAGATGCTCTGACTCTCTTTGAAGATATGAACCTTGTACTTGAAGGCAAAAAAGAAATACCAGATTTTGATTATATCGGAGCATACCCGGGAGATGAAAATTATGTTCCTAAAAGGTATATGAAACCTATAAAAGCAGAATGGACCAAGAACATTCAACTGAACACGCGTGATTTGACAGCAATGCCAAAACGAATTGTTCCTGGCCATGGTGCATGTCCTGGCTGTGGTATATTCCCTAACTTGAATCTTCTTTTGAAAGGAATTGAAGGTGATGTAGTTCTTCTTTTCCATACAGGGTGTGGCATGGTTGTAACCACAGCTTATCCTCAAACAGCTTTTAGGGTAACATATATACACAACCTTTTCCAAAACGGTGCAGCAACACTTTCTGGACTTGTTGAGATGTACAACCAGAGAAGGAAGAGAGGAGAAATTCCTGACAGGGATCTGACATTTATCCTTGTGACAGGTGATGGCGGTAACGACATAGGTATGGGCCCTACAATTGGTGCTGCGCTGAGAAACCACAAGATGATTATATTTGAGTACGACAATGGAGGCTACATGAATACAGGGTACCAGCTTTCGTATACCACGCCTTACGGAGCGTCTACATCAACTTCACATGTCGGGAAGGCTCAGTTTGGAAAATCGACCTTCCATAAAGACACTCCTCAGATAATGGCGGCAACAAATATTCCATACGTTGCTACAGTGGCAGAGTCTGACCCTATTGATTTTGTCAAAAAAGCTAGAAAAGCTCAGAAAATCATGAGAGAAGAGGGACTTGTATATATCAAGGCGCTGTCGGCTTGCCCGCTTAACTGGGGTGATGAACCATCAAAGGAGAGAAGAGTTATTCAGGCGGCTGTTGATTGCTGCTTTCACCCGCTTTATGAGATTGATCATGGCAAAACCACTATAACATATGACCCGGAGAAAAAGGGGAAGAAAATCCCTGTTATTGAATGGCTTTCAATGATGGGAAGAACTAAACACCTTACACGACCAGAGTACAAACACATCGTTGAAGAATTCCAAGCAGAAGTTGATAGAAGATGGGAAAGACTGAAAGCAAGACATGAACATCCTCTCTTGTAA
- a CDS encoding ABC transporter permease, giving the protein MTFKAYFRKEFVEGIRQYRYLIFAIGIILFAILDPIMLKLLPSFISNKIPNNLITRLFKFNPRDALANYIKDLFQISTLFIIFSNAGSINEEIYSQKIVLPFSKGANKIQIVLAKYFNTAIAICFFLFIGLTLNQYYANLLFEGQKLSFSHIICVFYLLCIYYLFVISLTLFFSSLTKKNITAGILTCTFVYSAAFISQFEKLKKFSPYNLILLTNNDNLQNATETIIISILLTILFLLITIVQFNNLEVN; this is encoded by the coding sequence GTGACATTTAAAGCGTATTTTAGAAAAGAATTTGTTGAAGGAATAAGGCAGTACAGATATCTCATTTTCGCAATAGGTATAATATTGTTTGCCATTTTAGATCCAATAATGCTAAAACTTCTTCCATCTTTTATTAGTAACAAAATTCCCAACAATTTAATAACTCGGCTATTCAAATTTAACCCAAGAGATGCTTTGGCAAACTATATTAAAGATCTCTTTCAGATAAGTACGCTGTTTATAATATTCTCTAACGCTGGCAGTATAAATGAAGAAATCTATTCTCAAAAAATTGTTTTACCCTTCTCAAAAGGGGCAAATAAAATTCAAATTGTACTTGCAAAGTATTTTAATACTGCAATTGCAATCTGCTTTTTTCTGTTTATCGGTCTAACACTCAATCAATATTATGCTAACCTTTTATTTGAAGGACAAAAACTATCTTTTTCACATATAATTTGTGTTTTTTATCTTTTGTGTATTTATTATTTGTTTGTAATTTCACTTACATTGTTTTTTAGCAGTCTCACAAAGAAAAATATTACAGCAGGAATTTTAACATGCACATTTGTGTATTCCGCAGCATTTATTTCTCAGTTTGAAAAACTTAAAAAATTCAGTCCATACAATTTAATCTTACTCACAAATAATGATAATCTGCAAAATGCAACAGAAACAATTATTATTTCTATTCTTTTAACCATTTTGTTTTTGCTTATAACTATTGTTCAATTCAATAACTTGGAAGTAAATTGA
- the nifS gene encoding cysteine desulfurase NifS, with translation MEGKIIYFDHAATTPLKKEVLDEMMPYLTDQYGNPSTIYKLGREAKKAIELARERVAKALNADIQEIYFTSGGTESDNWALKGVAFANKDKGKHIITTTIEHHAVLHPLKYLEGLGFEVTYVPVEPNGIVDPQKVKEAIKNGTILISVMLANNEIGTIQPVKEIAKIAKEKGIIVHTDAVQAVGQIPVDVKDLGVDLLSLSAHKFYGPKGVGALYIRKGTKIHPFSHGGAQEKNRRAGTENVAGIVGLGKAIELATQNLSEYAAKLQKLRDKLIDGVLSKIDYVRLNGDRHQRLPNNANFSFEFIEGESLLLMLDMKGIAASSGSACTSGSLDPSHVLLAIGLEHEVAHGSLRITLGEDNTEEDIDYLLEVLPEIVSRLREMSPLYESVKKGGN, from the coding sequence ATGGAAGGAAAGATTATTTATTTTGACCATGCAGCCACAACCCCTCTTAAAAAGGAAGTATTAGATGAAATGATGCCGTATTTGACAGATCAGTACGGCAATCCTTCAACAATTTACAAGCTTGGAAGAGAAGCAAAAAAAGCCATTGAACTTGCAAGAGAAAGGGTCGCAAAGGCCTTAAATGCTGATATTCAAGAAATTTACTTTACTTCCGGTGGAACAGAATCAGATAACTGGGCATTAAAAGGAGTTGCTTTTGCAAATAAAGATAAAGGCAAGCATATTATAACAACAACAATCGAGCACCATGCGGTTTTGCATCCTCTAAAATATCTTGAAGGTTTAGGATTTGAAGTAACATATGTTCCTGTTGAGCCAAATGGTATTGTAGACCCTCAAAAAGTCAAAGAGGCAATAAAAAATGGCACTATTTTGATTTCTGTCATGCTTGCAAATAACGAAATTGGGACAATCCAGCCTGTCAAAGAGATAGCAAAGATAGCAAAGGAAAAGGGAATAATCGTTCATACTGATGCTGTTCAAGCAGTTGGGCAAATTCCTGTTGATGTAAAAGATTTGGGTGTCGACCTTTTATCACTTTCTGCTCATAAATTCTATGGGCCAAAAGGTGTTGGTGCACTTTATATCAGAAAAGGGACAAAGATTCATCCATTTTCGCATGGAGGTGCACAGGAGAAAAATAGGCGTGCTGGAACAGAGAATGTAGCAGGGATTGTTGGACTTGGCAAGGCTATAGAGCTTGCAACTCAGAATCTTTCTGAGTATGCTGCAAAGCTTCAAAAACTGAGAGATAAGCTCATTGACGGGGTTTTAAGCAAAATTGATTATGTTCGACTAAATGGTGATAGACATCAGAGACTTCCTAACAATGCAAACTTCTCATTTGAGTTTATTGAAGGTGAAAGCCTGCTTTTGATGCTTGACATGAAAGGAATTGCAGCATCAAGCGGGTCAGCATGTACATCAGGGTCTTTGGACCCTTCACATGTGCTTCTGGCAATTGGACTTGAACATGAGGTTGCTCATGGATCTTTGAGAATAACACTTGGTGAAGATAACACCGAAGAAGATATAGATTATCTATTAGAAGTTTTGCCTGAAATTGTTTCAAGATTAAGAGAAATGAGTCCACTTTATGAAAGCGTAAAAAAAGGGGGTAATTGA
- the nifU gene encoding Fe-S cluster assembly scaffold protein NifU: protein MYSEKVLDHFMNPRNVGEIENADGVAQVGNPKCGDIMKMYLKIENGIIVDAKFKTFGCGAAVATSSMATEMVKGKTIEEALQITNKAVAEALDGLPANKLHCSVLAEEAIKAAIEDYLSKQKSKNTN, encoded by the coding sequence ATGTATAGCGAAAAGGTTTTAGACCATTTTATGAACCCGCGAAATGTTGGTGAGATTGAGAATGCAGACGGTGTTGCTCAGGTTGGCAATCCGAAGTGTGGGGATATAATGAAGATGTATCTTAAAATAGAAAATGGTATAATAGTTGATGCAAAGTTTAAAACATTTGGCTGCGGTGCTGCTGTTGCAACAAGTTCAATGGCAACAGAGATGGTGAAAGGAAAGACAATAGAAGAAGCTTTGCAGATTACTAACAAAGCTGTTGCAGAAGCTTTAGATGGTCTTCCGGCAAACAAGCTCCACTGTTCGGTTTTAGCCGAAGAGGCAATTAAAGCCGCAATTGAAGACTATCTTAGCAAGCAAAAAAGCAAAAATACCAACTAA
- a CDS encoding RrF2 family transcriptional regulator — translation MFRLSTKGRYGVRAMFDLALHYDEGLVSLKSIAERQEISEHYLEQLIAALKKAGLVKSIRGAQGGYMLSRDPSKITIGEILRALEGSLSPSECIDDLDRVDCPRAEFCVTRKVWEKVKEAIEKVVDSVTLQDLVDDYKKMTADESYMFYI, via the coding sequence ATGTTCAGGTTATCTACAAAGGGAAGATATGGTGTCAGAGCAATGTTTGATTTAGCACTTCACTATGATGAAGGGCTTGTGTCACTCAAGAGCATAGCAGAGCGTCAGGAGATTTCAGAGCATTATTTAGAGCAGCTCATTGCTGCCTTGAAAAAAGCAGGACTTGTCAAGAGTATAAGAGGTGCTCAGGGTGGCTATATGCTTTCAAGAGATCCTTCCAAAATTACTATAGGTGAGATATTAAGAGCTCTTGAAGGTTCACTTTCGCCTTCTGAATGTATAGATGATTTAGACAGAGTTGACTGTCCAAGAGCAGAGTTTTGTGTGACAAGAAAAGTTTGGGAAAAGGTAAAAGAAGCAATAGAAAAGGTTGTGGACTCTGTGACACTCCAGGATTTGGTTGATGATTATAAAAAGATGACCGCAGATGAGTCATACATGTTTTATATCTAA
- the rplQ gene encoding 50S ribosomal protein L17 has product MNKLRKLKRDTDHRQALMRNLATSLFKHGRIMTTEAKAKDLRRIAEKLITIAKKGDLASYRRVLGYLYEEDVAYDLFQKIAPRYQGRNGGYTRIIKVGPRKGDGAMMVYIELV; this is encoded by the coding sequence ATGAACAAACTAAGAAAACTCAAACGCGATACAGACCACAGACAGGCACTTATGAGAAACTTGGCAACATCTTTGTTCAAACATGGCAGAATAATGACAACAGAAGCAAAGGCAAAGGATTTAAGAAGAATAGCAGAAAAGCTTATAACTATTGCTAAAAAAGGTGATCTTGCATCATATAGAAGAGTGTTAGGATATTTATACGAAGAAGATGTTGCATATGACTTATTCCAAAAGATAGCTCCAAGATATCAAGGGAGAAATGGTGGTTATACGAGAATAATTAAGGTTGGTCCACGTAAAGGCGACGGTGCTATGATGGTTTATATAGAGCTTGTGTAA
- a CDS encoding ABC transporter ATP-binding protein → MISLLKVINLHKSFGKVKALKGISFEVQPATVHGFLGPNGAGKTTTMKILSGLISFDEGSILFENLNYKTNKNAIVKQIGFLPQNPVFYGYLTPVEYLNLIGQICNFESRTIQKRTEEVLEIVKLSNVSKRKISTFSGGMLQRLGIAVAIFNKPKLLLLDEPTASLDPEGRAEVLEHIKSLKEEGITVFFSTHILNDVERICDYVTILHEGKVIVSSSLENLQKRYIQPIFCVEFESIPENFKDRLSKVSYIQKIDIDNYGKVSIFVNNIEYAKIDLIKILSQFETPILSFYLRKPSLEDIFIKVVDKSDI, encoded by the coding sequence GTGATTAGTTTGTTGAAAGTAATAAATCTTCACAAAAGCTTTGGAAAGGTAAAAGCTTTAAAAGGCATATCATTTGAAGTACAACCTGCTACTGTTCATGGTTTTCTTGGACCAAATGGAGCAGGTAAGACAACCACAATGAAAATTCTTTCTGGACTAATTAGTTTTGATGAAGGATCAATCTTATTTGAGAATCTTAATTATAAGACAAACAAAAATGCCATAGTGAAACAAATTGGATTCCTTCCTCAAAATCCTGTATTCTACGGTTATCTCACACCAGTTGAGTATTTAAACTTAATAGGACAAATTTGCAATTTTGAAAGTAGAACTATTCAAAAGAGGACTGAAGAAGTTCTTGAGATTGTAAAACTTTCAAACGTTTCTAAAAGAAAAATCTCAACTTTTTCGGGTGGAATGCTTCAAAGGCTTGGAATAGCTGTCGCAATATTTAATAAGCCTAAACTATTGCTTCTTGATGAACCGACTGCTTCTTTAGACCCAGAAGGAAGAGCTGAAGTGTTAGAACATATAAAATCTTTGAAAGAAGAAGGAATCACTGTCTTCTTCTCAACACATATATTGAACGACGTAGAGAGAATATGCGACTATGTCACTATATTACATGAAGGCAAAGTAATTGTAAGTAGTAGTTTAGAAAACCTCCAAAAACGATACATTCAACCTATTTTTTGTGTTGAGTTTGAAAGTATACCCGAAAATTTTAAAGATAGATTATCTAAAGTTTCTTATATTCAAAAGATTGATATTGATAATTATGGAAAGGTTTCTATTTTCGTTAACAATATTGAATATGCTAAAATAGATTTAATTAAAATTTTATCACAGTTTGAAACACCTATTTTGTCATTTTATTTGAGAAAGCCTTCACTGGAAGACATATTTATAAAGGTGGTAGATAAAAGTGACATTTAA
- the mnmA gene encoding tRNA 2-thiouridine(34) synthase MnmA, producing MKKKVLVAMSGGVDSSVAAAILKEEGYEVYGATMQIWQTETEDELIREKSCCSLTAVDDARRVAHILDIPYYVFNMKDDFKKEVINYFVDEYIKGRTPNPCIMCNRKIKFELFLKKAMVLGMDYIATGHYAIIEYDKSLYRYILKRSKAREKDQTYVLYNMTQEMLSKTIFPLGRFSKDEVRKLAEKFKLPVARKPDSQEICFIPDNDYGSFIEKETGINDEGVYVDTEGNILGKSKAYYNYTIGQRKGLGISTGKRMYVVDIKPEENKVVLGEEDKVFSDGLIASDLNFILFDKLESELEVTAKIRYTAKEAKAKVIPVQNNKVLVKFYEKQRAITPGQSVVFYSGDIVVGGGIIEKAL from the coding sequence TTGAAGAAAAAAGTCCTGGTTGCTATGAGTGGAGGTGTAGATTCTTCTGTTGCAGCTGCAATCCTGAAAGAAGAAGGGTATGAAGTATATGGAGCAACAATGCAGATTTGGCAAACCGAAACTGAAGATGAGCTAATTCGCGAAAAGAGCTGTTGTTCTCTTACTGCTGTTGACGATGCACGAAGGGTAGCTCATATTCTTGACATACCATATTATGTCTTTAATATGAAAGATGATTTTAAAAAAGAGGTCATAAACTACTTTGTCGACGAATATATAAAAGGCAGAACGCCAAATCCTTGCATTATGTGTAATAGGAAAATCAAGTTTGAGCTTTTTTTAAAAAAGGCAATGGTGCTTGGCATGGATTACATTGCAACAGGTCATTATGCCATAATAGAATACGATAAAAGTCTATATAGATATATCTTGAAAAGGTCAAAAGCAAGAGAAAAAGACCAAACTTATGTGCTTTACAACATGACCCAGGAGATGCTTTCTAAAACAATTTTCCCACTTGGTAGATTTTCCAAAGATGAGGTTAGAAAGCTTGCAGAGAAATTTAAACTTCCTGTTGCAAGAAAACCTGACTCACAGGAGATTTGTTTTATCCCTGACAATGACTATGGAAGTTTTATTGAAAAAGAGACAGGAATAAATGATGAAGGGGTGTATGTTGATACTGAGGGAAATATACTTGGCAAGAGCAAAGCGTATTACAATTACACCATCGGTCAGAGAAAAGGACTTGGCATTTCTACTGGGAAAAGGATGTATGTAGTTGATATAAAACCTGAGGAGAACAAAGTTGTTTTGGGAGAAGAAGACAAAGTATTTTCGGATGGTTTAATTGCTTCTGATTTGAACTTTATACTATTTGATAAATTGGAATCTGAGTTAGAAGTGACAGCAAAGATACGATATACTGCAAAAGAGGCAAAGGCAAAAGTTATACCTGTGCAGAATAATAAAGTCTTGGTTAAGTTTTATGAAAAACAGCGTGCCATAACACCAGGGCAGTCTGTGGTGTTCTATAGCGGCGATATTGTTGTTGGCGGCGGAATAATAGAAAAAGCCCTCTGA
- a CDS encoding 2-oxoacid:acceptor oxidoreductase family protein, with the protein MLPITNELGYYEIRLESIGGLGANVAGKILAEAGVVGSGLNALNFASYGSEKKGSPVKSYIRFAPKEKRIRINSPVVQPHLVAIFHENMVNTNPVTQGLRKDGIVILNTSKSVDEARDFLKLASGKVATVDAIRIALEVKTRINMVMLGAIVRMLGFISLDSVKEIVKQTFEKKYPQTIASNMAGLEAGYNYVESKFFEYDGKYQYVEYQEERRPMGYKNAPIGGTIVEYGNTITKNNITSRIGKIPVFIKEKCINCGLCETTCPDYVFVWDRKAENGKLKMFNLGPDYQYCKGCLRCVDICPTGALVEGIEREYDIGKISAKHDFDIYVKWYEDGEKR; encoded by the coding sequence ATGTTACCTATTACCAACGAGCTTGGATATTACGAAATCCGACTTGAAAGTATTGGCGGACTTGGTGCAAATGTTGCGGGCAAAATTTTGGCTGAGGCAGGTGTTGTTGGAAGTGGACTGAATGCCTTAAATTTTGCAAGTTATGGCTCTGAAAAGAAGGGTTCACCTGTAAAGTCGTATATAAGATTTGCTCCTAAGGAAAAAAGAATAAGAATTAATTCGCCTGTTGTTCAGCCTCATTTGGTTGCTATATTTCACGAGAATATGGTAAATACAAACCCTGTCACACAAGGACTTAGAAAAGATGGAATAGTTATCCTGAACACAAGCAAGAGCGTGGATGAGGCTCGTGACTTTTTAAAACTTGCAAGTGGCAAGGTGGCAACAGTGGATGCGATAAGGATTGCTCTTGAAGTTAAAACAAGGATTAACATGGTTATGCTTGGGGCAATTGTAAGAATGCTTGGGTTTATTAGCTTAGATAGTGTAAAAGAGATTGTTAAACAAACTTTTGAGAAAAAATATCCGCAGACAATTGCGTCCAACATGGCAGGTCTTGAAGCTGGATATAACTATGTAGAATCTAAGTTTTTTGAATATGATGGTAAATACCAATACGTAGAGTACCAAGAAGAAAGAAGACCTATGGGATATAAAAACGCTCCGATTGGAGGAACTATTGTAGAGTATGGAAACACAATAACAAAAAACAATATAACCAGCAGAATTGGGAAAATTCCTGTGTTTATAAAAGAAAAATGCATCAACTGTGGGCTTTGTGAAACTACGTGTCCTGATTATGTCTTTGTTTGGGATAGAAAGGCAGAAAATGGCAAGTTAAAAATGTTTAATTTAGGGCCTGATTATCAGTATTGTAAAGGGTGTCTTAGATGTGTTGACATTTGTCCTACAGGTGCACTTGTTGAAGGTATTGAAAGGGAATATGATATAGGAAAAATCTCTGCAAAACATGATTTTGATATATACGTAAAATGGTATGAGGATGGTGAGAAGAGATGA
- a CDS encoding CCA tRNA nucleotidyltransferase, whose product MIQLKNEPMKVIRTLNQHGFKAYLVGGCLRDYLLSKEPKDFDIATDAKPEDVIHLFEKTIPTGIKHGTVTVIINGVKIEVTTFRVEKEYENHRWPKVEFTNSLFEDLRRRDFTINAMAYHPDEGLIDYFGGIEDLRNKIVRCVGNPHERFFEDALRILRCIRFATQLSFVIENKTFEALKSLKHLLKKISKERINIELSKTLESKNSSYGLELLYESSVGSIIIPEYSQIYLYLSQVDFDFIPTKFKVPAFFACLKDGILVEKLMRDLKFEKKKINAAVKLSNYLTIECSHDKLVKKIFFEEEKEAEEILTTISILKSDHRILQIFNDLKRENKLIHKKDVQLSGEDLLVLGLRGEMIGKVLNSVYEYILENPEKNNKDDILNYVNLYLQGGKN is encoded by the coding sequence ATGATTCAGCTCAAAAACGAACCGATGAAGGTAATTAGGACATTAAATCAGCATGGATTTAAAGCATATTTGGTTGGTGGATGTCTGAGAGACTATCTGCTGTCAAAAGAACCTAAGGATTTTGACATTGCAACAGATGCAAAACCTGAAGATGTAATTCATCTTTTTGAAAAGACCATTCCAACAGGTATAAAACATGGAACGGTAACAGTGATTATAAATGGAGTCAAGATAGAAGTGACAACTTTTAGGGTCGAAAAAGAATATGAAAACCACAGATGGCCAAAAGTAGAGTTTACAAACAGTCTTTTTGAAGACCTCAGAAGAAGGGATTTTACAATAAATGCTATGGCATATCATCCGGATGAAGGACTTATAGATTATTTCGGTGGAATTGAGGACTTGAGGAATAAAATTGTTAGATGTGTTGGCAATCCACACGAGAGGTTTTTTGAAGATGCACTGAGAATCTTGAGGTGTATAAGGTTTGCAACGCAGCTAAGTTTTGTCATAGAAAATAAAACTTTTGAGGCACTAAAAAGCCTAAAACATCTTTTAAAAAAAATCTCCAAGGAAAGAATAAATATAGAACTATCAAAGACTCTGGAGAGCAAAAATTCTTCTTACGGGCTTGAACTTCTTTATGAAAGCAGTGTGGGAAGTATTATAATTCCTGAGTATTCGCAAATATACCTGTATTTGAGCCAAGTAGACTTTGATTTTATTCCTACAAAATTCAAAGTTCCTGCCTTTTTTGCCTGCTTGAAAGATGGGATATTAGTGGAAAAACTGATGAGAGATTTAAAGTTTGAAAAAAAGAAAATTAATGCTGCTGTAAAACTTAGCAATTATTTAACAATAGAATGCTCTCACGATAAACTTGTCAAAAAGATTTTTTTCGAGGAGGAAAAAGAAGCTGAAGAAATTCTGACAACCATTTCTATTTTAAAATCAGACCATAGAATTTTACAAATATTCAATGATTTGAAAAGAGAAAATAAGCTCATCCACAAAAAAGATGTTCAACTCAGTGGAGAAGATTTATTGGTTTTAGGTTTAAGGGGAGAAATGATAGGAAAGGTTTTAAACAGTGTATATGAATATATCTTAGAAAATCCTGAGAAAAATAATAAAGACGACATATTAAACTATGTTAATTTATATCTTCAAGGGGGTAAAAATTAA
- a CDS encoding histidinol-phosphatase HisJ family protein, which yields MFDYHIHSNFSSDSNMSMEDAVKKAIELNLEEIAFTDHMDLLYPPVSYPVWDINYEDYMNEFFAIKKKYSSKIKIKLGSEVGLQPHSIEKSLEILNSYSFDFVIASTHVVDFQDLADGVFYQGKTKQQAYIRYFEETFNLIKSFDKFCVYGHLDIIKRYGDYENKDLDKEEYWDLIDEILKLLILKGKGIEVNTSGFRYGLGMPHPEYKIIKRFYELGGEIITLGSDAHSTEYIAYMFNYTVDMLKSIGFKYLTKFENLEPIFVKI from the coding sequence ATGTTTGACTACCACATTCACTCTAACTTTTCATCAGACTCAAATATGAGTATGGAAGACGCTGTAAAAAAGGCTATAGAACTCAACCTTGAAGAGATAGCTTTTACAGACCATATGGACCTTTTATACCCGCCAGTTTCATATCCTGTTTGGGATATTAACTATGAAGATTACATGAATGAGTTTTTTGCTATCAAAAAAAAATACAGCAGCAAGATAAAAATAAAACTTGGCAGTGAAGTTGGGCTGCAACCACATTCTATAGAAAAAAGCTTAGAGATTCTAAACAGCTATTCCTTTGACTTTGTAATTGCCTCAACCCATGTTGTAGACTTTCAAGATTTGGCAGATGGTGTTTTCTATCAGGGAAAAACAAAACAGCAGGCTTATATAAGATACTTTGAAGAAACATTTAACCTAATTAAAAGCTTTGACAAATTTTGTGTATATGGCCATCTTGACATTATCAAACGATATGGAGATTATGAGAACAAAGATTTAGATAAAGAAGAATATTGGGATTTAATAGATGAGATATTAAAATTGCTTATTCTTAAAGGAAAAGGAATTGAAGTTAATACCTCTGGTTTTAGATATGGCCTCGGAATGCCACATCCAGAATATAAAATCATAAAACGATTTTATGAATTGGGTGGAGAAATAATTACGCTTGGATCAGATGCCCACTCTACAGAATACATTGCATACATGTTCAATTATACTGTTGACATGCTAAAGAGCATTGGTTTTAAATATTTAACAAAATTTGAAAATCTTGAGCCAATATTTGTAAAAATATAA